A stretch of Palaemon carinicauda isolate YSFRI2023 chromosome 34, ASM3689809v2, whole genome shotgun sequence DNA encodes these proteins:
- the LOC137626992 gene encoding SCAN domain-containing protein 3-like gives MIKYEENEKQREENEKQREENEKQRAHELELQKIRGATSNPSHVTVAVDTTRPLPFCDTDDITAYLVRFEKVAVSLNWERNSWSVQLASLLRGKALDIYTSLSDDVTSDYASLKEALLKGFKKTSDWYRTAFKTAKMDSKSTYEQYLNMLFRNFDLWINSLSVTKDYEDLRNIIVCDQFMSTLPKEMRLFLKERKPRTPEDYSSLADTYASAHKCYPKDEQKYFRHNANLSSSSDKISASEKPEKTNLSRPGKIACYGCGQSGHISRNCPNKVPKKKSESSLEIGQVLDNTGVCGPMVCGTVNGVTVSTILRDTEPFDISIDHESFLREQQNCEALKYAREMSQSGDVKRCKNGLQYEFVMRNGLLYRKIQKCKKPQLLGKEQLVVPVKCIKLVLRLAHDIPGMTSDIYKYCKSCDVCQKSSLVGKVKKAQMVKLPVISTPFYRVAIDLVGPISPPSEAGHRYILTMVDYASSFPEAVALKNITSEDIAEALISIFSRVGVPKEILSDRGPQFRSELMLQVHKLLGVKPLFSTPYHPAANGRIERQHQILKSILKKICELKHNQWHRFLPAALFAMREIPSDTTGFSPFEILYGRQIFALEGYHTKMISPHFICRILQGFPNLHHSWNTNFHLAGFSTCRYS, from the exons atgattaaatacgaagaaaatgaaaagcagagggaagaaaatgaaaagcagagggaagaaaatgaaaagcagagggcACATGAACTTGAATTGCAAAAGATCAGAGGAGCAACATCTAACCCTAGCCATGTAACAGTTGCTGTGGATACTACTAGACCTCTTCCATTTTGTGATACTGATGATATCACCGCCTACCTAGTAAGGTTTGAAAAGGTAGCAGTTTCTCTCAACTGGGAGCGGAACTCTTGGTCAGTTCAGTTGGCATCACTTTTAAGAGGTAAGGCATTAGATATCTACACGTCGCTCTCAGATGATGTTACAAGTGATTATGCATCATTGAAGGAAgctcttttgaaaggattcaagaagactagtgactggtacaggacagcgtttaaaactgcaaaaatggaTTCCAAGAGCACATATGAACAATATTTGAATATGTTATTTCGAAATTTTGACTTGTGGATAAATAGTCTTAGTGTAACGAAAGACTACGAAGATTTGAGAAACATTATAGTCTGTGATCAGTTCATGTCTACTTTACCTAAGGAAATGCGTCTTTTTCTTAAGGAGCGTAAACCTAGAACTCCAGAGGATTATTCATCATTGGCAGACACATATGCTTCAGCACACAAATGTTATCCTAAAGATGAGCAGAAGTACTTTAGGCATAATGCGAATTTATCTAGTTCCAGTGATAAGATCAGTGCGAGTGAGAAACCAGAGAAAACTAATTTGTCACGTCCTGGTAAAATTGCATGTTACGGTTGTGGTCAGAGTGGACATATTTCGAGAAACTGTCCTAACAAGGTACCCAAAAAGAAATCTGAATCTTCTCTTGAGATAGGTCAAGTTCTGGATAACACTGGAGTATGTGGACCTATGGTATGTGGAACAGTGAATGGTGTTACAGTATCTACAATACTTAGAGATACAG AACCATTTGATATATCCATTGATCATGAATCTTTTCTTAGAGAACAGCAGAATTGCGAAGCTTTGAAATATGCAAGAGAAATGAGTCAGTCTGGAGATGTCAAACGTTGCAAGAATGGTTTGCAGTACGAGTTCGTGATGAGAAATGGACTTCTCTACAGGAAAATCCAGAAATGTAAAAAGCCTCAGTTACTGGGAAAGGAACAGTTGGTTGTACCAGttaaatgcataaaattagttttgcgccttgcacatgatattccg ggtatgacgtctgacatatataaatattgcaaatcttgtgatgtATGCCAAAAATCTTCTCTTGTGGGAAAAGTAAAGAAGGCTCAGATGGTTAAATTACCAGTGATCTCTACGCCATTTTATAGAGTTGCTATTGACTTAGTGGGCCCGATTTCTCCTCCTAGTGAAGCAGGGCATAGATATATTCTGACTATGGTAGATTATGCTTCAAGCTTCCCGGAAGCAGTcgctttgaagaacataacatctgaagacattgcagaagccttaatatctattttttccagagTGGGAGTGCCGAAGGAAATTCTTTCTGACAGAGGACCACAATTTCGATCAGAACTTATGTTGCAAGTACACAAGTTATTAGGAGTGAAACCTCTTTTTAGTACCCCTTAtcatcctgctgccaatggaagaatagaaaggcaacaccagattttaaagagtatattgaagaaaatatgtgaGTTAAAACATAATCAATGGCATCGGTTCCTTCCAGCAGCACTGTTCGCCATGAGGGAAATTCCAAGTGATACAACAGGTTTCTCACCATTTGAGATTTTatatggccgtcaa